Part of the Myxococcales bacterium genome is shown below.
TCGGCCGTGAGCCGCTCCAGCCACTTGTGGTCCTTCCGGCGACCCCAGGTCGTCACGGCGGAGCCTTTGCCACCACCGAGGGCGTAGTAGCGACCGAGCCCCTCGTTGGTCAGGAGCTCGTGCACGGCTTCGCAGCCTCCGCAACAGAACGCGCTCGCCTGCCCCGCCGGAAGCCTCTCGTCGCAGTGCGCGCAACGCTCTCGAGAGCCCACGCTCAGTGCGGGAAAGACGCCGGACGAATCGCGGTCCCCCCCGAGAGGCGTAGCGGTCTCCACGGGCCGAGCCCGAGCAAACGACGTGCCGTAGAGTAAGGGCGCGGAAAGTCCGCGAAAAGGCCCCAATTCACGCACCCGCTGCGGAGGCGCCGCAGCCTTTGCACGAGCCGACCGGCGTTAGAGGCGGATTCTGGTCCCGGCGTCGGGAATGTGAACCCGCGAGAATCCCTTCGCCTTCAGGCGACCCGCCAACGCCTCCTGCGGCGCCGGCTCACCGTGGACCAGGATGACGTCTTCCAGCGGCCCCGCCTCGCGAGCGCTCGACGCATACGACAACAGCTCGTTTCGGTCCGCGTGAGCGCTGAAGCCGTTCAACACGTCGACCTCGGCGCGCAGCTCTCGCTCAAGACCGAAGATCTTCACGCGCTTGCGACGCTCGACGATGCGCCTCCCAAGCGTGTGCTGCGCCTGGAAGCCAACGATGCAGACGGTGTTCTTCGGGTCTTCGACGGCGGCCTTCAGGTGATGAAGTACGCGACCCGCCTCGCACATGCCGCTGGCGGCGATGATGATGGCTGGCTTGTCCGTGGCATCGAGCGCCTGCGATTCCTCCTTGTCGGAGACGTAGCGGAGGAGCTCGAACTCGAAGGGCGGATCGCGCCCGACCAAGAGCGCCCGCGCATCGTCGTCGTAACACTCGGGGTGAAGCTTGAAGACGTCGGTGATCTTCACCGTGAGCGGCGAATCGACATAGACGGGGATGTTCGGAAGGCGGCCGAGCTTCTTCAGCCCCTTGAGCGCGTAGACGATCTCTTGAGCGCGCTCGAGCGCGAACGAGGGGATGATGACCTTCCCGCCGCGCTCGAAGGTGCGCTTCACGATGGCCGCGAGCTCGTCGTACATGCTCTCGATGGGCGGGTGTTCGCGGTCGCCGTAGGTGCTCTCGGTGATAAGCACGCTCGCCCCCTGAACGACCTCCGGATCACGCAAGATCGGCATACCGGTCCGCCCCAAATCGCCGGTAAATAGGAGCCTCTTTCGCGTTCCGCCTTCCTCGACATCGAGCGCCGTAATGGCGCTCCCAAGGACGTGCCCCGCGTCGAAAAACGTGAGCGTAATCCCCGGCGCGACGGTGAGCGGTCGGTGGTAGGGGAGCGAAATCATCTGCTCTAGGACCTTGAGCACGTCGCGCGCGGTGTAGAGCGGCTCGACGCGCTCCATGTCGCTCTCGCCCCGCTCGATGAGCTTGTTGATGTACCGCGCGTCGGCCTCCTGAATGTGCGCAGCGTCTTCCAGCATGACGGCGCAGAGGTCACGCGTCGCCGGCGTCGCGAAAATCGGTCCGTCGTAGCCGGATCGGGCCAGGAGCGGCAGCGCCCCCGAGTGATCGATGTGCGCGTGAGAGAGAACCACGGCGTCGAGCTCGCTCACGGGAAGCCCGATGTCGCGGTTTCGGTCGATGGATTCGCGCCGCTTCCCTTGGTAGAGGCCGCAATCGAGGAGCACCGTCGAGCCCGCGGCACGCACGATGTGTTTGGAGCCAGTGACGGTGCGGGCCGCGCCCACAAACTCGAGTTCCATGACACTCTCCTCTCGGGCGCTACCGGGCGATCTTGTCAGCAGCCTACGCCACATCGACGCGTTCGACCGGTGGCAACGTCTTTGCTTGTCGCAGAGCACGATGCCCCCTTCGCCGCGAAACGCTTCAAGCTTTCACGAACGTCGTGCGTCGTCGCGCAAAAGGCGCGCGGTCCCGCGGGGCCTGCTGAAGCAGCGCTCGGGCCGTCTTCTCCGAGGGGGCGATGGACGCACCTGACGCTTCACGCGGCCTCGTGCTCGTCGTCGACGATGACGCGCGAACGGCGCGACGCCTGGCGACGCTGCTCCGGGAAGACGGCTTGGTGGAGGTCGCCGTCAACGGTGCCGTCGCCATCGGTCGCCTCTCGCGAGAGCCGACGCCTCACGCTCTCGTGACGGACCTGCAAATGCCACTCGCCGACGGCTCGTCGGTCGTGCGCTACGCTCGCTCACGAGAGCCGGGCATCGTTGTGGTCGTCGTGACCGGCCACCCGAACCTCGCAGGCGATCTCGTGGAGATGTCGCCGGAGGTGTTCGTGATGCCGAAGCCGCTGGAATACGAGCGCCTGCTGAACGTGCTCGCGGACGCGGTGAAACAACCCCCGCTCGAGTGACGTTGGCGTGCCGCGCGGCTCGGCGCGGAGCGCACCGAGTGCGGTGCGGATGCAATCGATGCGAAGGCGGCGCCGCACCGAGTGGGCAACGATGCGGTTTGTTGCCGGCACGATAGCTGCGTGTCGGCTCGGCCATGAACGACCCGCGCGCGGAGAACGAATCGGCTGGGGCCGTCTTGCGCCAGAACATCGAGCGACTCCTCGACGCTCTGCGCCGCGCCGATGGCTCCGAGGCGGACGCTCTGCGCGCCTTCGACGCGGGGCTCCGCCTCCACATGATGGCGGAAGAGGAGGTGCTCTTTCCGGTGCTCGCCGAGGCCTTCGCCGACGAGGTCAGGGCGCTGCGCCGCGAGCACGCTGAACTTCGGTCGCTCCTCGACGTCGCGGTCGCGTCTAGCGACGGACGAGCCGTCCACCGCGACGTCCTCGACGATCTCGTCTCGCGACTCCGAGACCGCGCGGCCCGCGAGGACGGAAGCGTCTTTCGGAACGCACTGGCGCGGCCCGACGTCGCGGAGCGGCTCCACGCGCGTCTGCGCGGCATCGAACGCGAGCAAGGAGCGCTCTTCCAATGAGCGCGGACCGGACGAAGGCGCTGCCCGACGCGCTCCGAGGGGCGTCGCTGGGCGGAGCTCCCATCGAAGAGGTTCGAACCACCCACATCTCCTGGGTCTTCTTGACGGCCACCGAGGCCTACAAGGTGAAGCGGCCGGTGCGCTTGCCGTTCCTCGACTTCTCCACACTCGAAAGCCGGCGCGAGGCGTGCGAGGCCGAGGTCAAGAAGAACCGGCGGCTCGCCGGCGACGTCTACCGTGGCGTCCTACGTCTCTGCGAGGGCGACGGCGGCCTCTCGCTCGGCGGCCCCGGCGCCGTCGTCGACTACGTCGTCCACATGCGACGCCTGGCCGATGAAGACAGCGCCGCGGCGCGCCTTCGCGCCGGGAGTCTGTCATGGGCCGACGTCGATGGCGTGGCGCGACGGGTTGCCGCCTTCCACGACGCCGTCGGGCCTGCGCCGGACGGCTCGTTCGGCGACGCTCCGGCTCTCCAAAGGCACGTCGAAGAGAACTTTCGCGCCGCGCGGAGCACCCTCGACCAGCGGCGAGAGCTTGACGAAGCTGAGGCCTTCCAGCGCGCCTTCTTGGCGCAGTCGAAGGAGCTCTTCGAGCGTCGTGCCCACGGAGGTCGCGTTCGCGATGGGCACGGCGATCTGCGACTCGACCACGTGTACTTCATGCGCGACGGCACGCTGCGCATCCTGGACTGCGTTGAGTTCTCGGACCGCTACAGCGTGAGCGACGTCACCGCGGACCTCGCGTTCTTCTCCATGGACTTGGCGTTTCATGGACGCGTGGACCTCGCCGAGCGGTTCATCGCCACCTACGCCGCCGAGTCGGGCGATTTCGAGGTTTACTCGCTGGTCGACTTCTTCGAGGCCTACCGCGCGCTCGTGCGCGGCAAGATCGAGGGCTTCATGGCGATCGACCCGAGCGCCGCCGAGTCGGAGCGGCGAGCGGCCGACTCGGCGGGGCGTCGCTACCTACTCTTGGCCGTCTCCGCGGGGCGTCGCGCCACGTTGGCGCCGTCGTTGACGGCCGTCGGCGGCCTCATCGGCGCCGGCAAGAGCAGCGTCTCCGACGCCCTCGCGAGGGAGTTCGGCGCCCCGGTGATTGAAGCAGACCGGACGCGCAAACAGCTCCTCGGCGTTCCCGCACACGAGCACGTCGACGAGGGCGCCTTCCGCGGTGCGTACGATCCGGCGTTCACGGAACGCGTCTATGAGGAGATGTTCCGTCGCGCCGGCCTCGTGCTCGCGTCGGGACGCCCCGTCGTCCTCGACGCGTCGTTTCGTTCGGCGGCGCTACGGGGCGCGGCCCGCGATCTTGCCAAGCGTCACGGCGTTCCGTTCCGTTTCGTCGAGTGTCGGGCGCCCTTGGAGGTCCTTCGGACGCGCTTGCTCGAACGAGAGAAGCGCCTCGTCGTATCGGATGCGCGCCTTCCACTCCTCGAGGACTTCGCGAAGCGCTTCGAAGCCGTGGTTGAACTCGGCGAGGAGGAGCACCTCGTGGTGGACACGAGCGGTCCTCTTGAGGCCGTGGTAGACGGGCTCCGTCATCGGCGCCTCGTGTGCGACCTCGCTTGGCCGAGTCGACTGACCGCCTAACCTGGAGGCCCCTTGCGAATCGTCAGCGCCGAAGAAGCCGTCTCCGTCATCCGCTCCAACGACGCCATCTACGTGCATTGTGCAGCGGCCGCGCCGAACGTGCTCCTCCGCGCGCTCGTCGCGCGCGCGCCGGAGCTGACAGACGTTTCGATCATCCACCTGCACCTCGACGGCGACGCCCCGCACCTTCGGCGCGAGGTCTCAAGGAGCTTCCGCCACAAGGCGCTCTTCATCGGACCGAGCGCTCGCGAGGCCGTCAACGAGGGGCGCGCCGAATACGTCCCGGTCTTCTTGTCGGACGTGCCGGCGCTCTTCCGAAGGCGGACGCTCGCGCTCGATGCGGTGTTCATCAATGTGTCGCCGCCCGACGCGCACGGCTTCTGTTCGCTCGGGACGTCATGCGAAGCCATGCTCGCGGCGATCCCGGCTGCAACGACCGTAGTTGCGCAGATCAACCGCTCGATGCCCCGCGTGCTCGGAGACGGCTTCGTTCACGTGTCGAACATTCACCTGGGCGTGCTTGTCGACGAGCCGCCGTTCGAACATGCCGAACCGGAACTCGGCGATGTGGAGCGGCGCATCGGCGCGCACGTCGCTGAGTTGGTGCCCAACGGCGCGACACTCCAGATGGGCATAGGGGCTATCCCCAGCGCCGTCGCGGCTTGCTTGACGGACAAACGCGAGCTGGGCGTGCACACCGAAATGTTCACCGACGCCGTCATGCACCTCGTCGAGGCGGGCGCCATCACCGGCGCGGCCAAGGAGGTCAACCGCGGCAAGATCGTCTCGGGCTTCCTCATGGGCACCAAGCGCCTCTACTCGTTCGTCGACGACAACCCGATGATCGAGATGCGCCCCGTCGACTACACCAACGACTCGACGCTGATTCGTCGCTTTCGAAAGATGATCGCCATCAACTCGGCCATCGAGGTCGACCTGACCGGCCAGGTCTGCGCCGACTCGATCGGCGCCCGCCTTTACAGCGGCGTCGGCGGACAAATGGACTTCATTCGCGGCGCGGCCATGGCGGAAGAGGGGCGCGCCATCATCGCGCTGCCGTCGACGGCGGCGGGCGGCAAGGCGTCGCGCATTTCGGCGTTCCTGAAGGAGGGCGCCGGCGTGGTCACGACGCGCGCGCACGTGCACACGGTCGTGACCGAGTGGGGCGTCGCCGAGCTTCACGGTCGCAGCCTTGCGGAGCGCGCGCGAGCGCTCATCGGCGTTGCGCACCCAGACTTTCGAGACGACCTCCTGGCGCGGGCGCGCCACACGCACACCCTGTAGGTCGGCACGCCGTGGACTGAGCGCAAGGCGTGCGCGGACTTGCGCGATGCGCGCGCGCCCTCTGCGCAGCGGCCCTTGGTTTCGTGGCGTTTGCGCCTTGCCGAGGGGACGCGCCGCGACCGGCCCGTGCCTTGCACCGTCGGCCGCGATGGCCCCGAAGCCCCGGCGTCCGCCGCCTCTCTCCACGCCTAAGAAGCCCGCCGTCGAAGCGACGCCATCCAAAGCGGCGATTCACGCGCGCGTGGCCGTCGACAACGCGGACGAGGTCGAGGTGGAGCGCGTGGCCTTCTGCCCCAAGCGCAAGCAGAGCGTCGCCGTTGGCGTGTGCGAAGGCTGCGTCCACTTCGAACACATCGGGCAAGACGAAGACGGGCCGGTCGTTCATTGCGCTCCGCCGATGGCCGCCGATGGCAATCGCGCTCGTTTGGCGCGGAGCTTCGACCTCGGTGAGCTGGCGCTCCGGGTGCCGGTCGGCGAAGTCATGTCGCGCGTGGTGACCTGCGTGCGCCCGGAAACGCTGCTGGGCAAGGTTCGCAAGTTGCTCGTCGAGAACGGGGCCGCCTGCGCCCCCGTGATCAACGAGGACGGTTTGCTGCTCGGCATCGTCTCGGCGCAGGAGCTCTTGGCGGCACCAGACAGCATGAAGGCCGGCGACGCGATGTCGAGGGTCGCCCTCGGCATTCCGGAGGACGCGCCGCTCACACACGCTGTCGCAACCATGGCACAAGCACGCGCCCTCGCACTTCCTGTCATCGCGGGAGACGGTGAAGTGATTGGCTGCGTGAGCGCCCTCGACGCGATGCGCTTCTTCGGCCGTCGCTGGGGTTACGACATGTCGAGCGTCGAGCTGGAGTCTGCGGCGCCCGACGAGTAGTCCGGCCTGCGTCGAGCCCATCTCGGTCACGCGACTGTGCACCACGCGTTCACTTCGCGGTGCGCGCGCGCGTCGACGACCCGTGCGCGACACTCGCACACGAGGCGCCTGTCTCGCCGAGGTGTCTTTGTATTCCATCCCGATCCAGTAAGAAGGTCTCCCACCGGTAATTTTTCACGCGGTGGCTCGAGAATGCAGCGCCTTCCCGAAGATCACCGGCCACCGGATCCATGGTGGCCGCTGGCACCAGACGTGCTGAAGCCCAACTGACAGCGGAACGTAACGTGATGGGCTCGCGAGGGACGCGCCCGCTCATGCGTTCGCTGTTCGTGCCCGCGCCTTCAAGCGCGCGCAGATCGTTGGAGGAACGGATGCGGTTTAGTGCTCGTCGCGCCATAGAGCGCTCATGCTCGTTGGACGACCTCGACGACGTCCAGGGCGGATGCCATCACCCGAAGATCGAGGACAGCATCGAGATCGACAACGGTGGTCTAGGCATCTTCGGCCCCAACCAACAACCCTTCTTCGGCGGCGGCATCGGCGTCGGTGGACCTTCGCCGCTCGTCCCCGCGGGCAGCTTGCCCGTGAACGGCATCGGTCCCAACGGCGGCCTCGGCGTGCTCGGCAGCGGGCTCCATGGGCCCAACGGCGAAGCCATCGTCGGCTTCGGTCCTCACGGCGAACCGCTCGGCGGAGTCGGTGGCGTTTTTGGGCCCGACGGTCAGGTCATCGGCGGCATTCCCGGTATGGGTCCGCTCGGAGGTTCACCCTTGAACGGCGCCGGTGTCGTGGGCGGCTCGCCGCTCGGGGTTGGCGGAGTCGGCGGCGTTGGCAACTTCGCTCCGAACGATTGGAATGGCGCGCTTCAGGCCGTTCATCAGAACGGCGCGAACGGCGGCGGTGCTGGCGTGGTCGGCGGCGTGGTCGGCGGCGTGCCTGGTGGGGGGGTCTTTGGTGCGGGAGGCAGCGCGCACCCGCTTGGCGATCTAGGTGCCTTTCGCGCCCAACGCTGGAGCGGGGTTGGGTGCCGCGGGAAATCCGGGAATGATGTACCCGCCCGGTAGCGGCATGGGCGCCGGCAACGGCGTGGGGCCCGGAGGTGGCCTCGGCGATCTCGGAGCCTTCGGCGTCGGCGGCGCGGGCGCTAACGGTGGAGTCTTCGGTCCGCTCGGCGTCGGTGCGAACGGAGGCGTCTTCGGCGCACCGGGCGCTCCCGGCGGAGGCATTCTCGGCGTCATCGGCGATCCGAACGGACTCGGCGGCGGCGTTGTGAACGCGGGCGGCATCTTCGGCAACGGCGGAGCCGGCGGCGCAGGCGGCATCTTCGGTGCACCGGGCGCGCCCGGCGGAGGCATCTTCGGTGTCGGCGGCAACGGCGGCATCTTCGGCGTCGGTGCGAACGGTGGCGTGTTCGGTGCGCCGGGCACGGTGAACGGCGGCGGCGTGGGCGCGTCGGGCAACTCGTGGGACGGCTTCTCGCCGAGCAACGGCGTGGGCGCATCGGGCAACACGGGACTCGCGAATCCGTTCGCGGCGTACGCGCCGTCAGCGGCGATCCCCAAGTGATCGAGGCGCGCGCGCTGTAGCGGCGGGCCCGCTGCGGCGCGCGCGAGCTTGGTCGCACAACCAGGAGCAACGCCTCGCGCTCACCGCGTCGAGGCAGTTTTCAAAGAAACCAGGCACGTCACGACGAGGCTTCCGAGAGCCACGAGAGACGCGGGAGTGTGGGACGGCGCCGCCCATCCACGGGGCGGGTTGGCGGCGTCGTCCCACACTTCCGCGTGTCGTCTCCACGCCGAGACAACGATCCGTCCTTGTACGGGTGGTTTCTCGGCGTGGATCATTTTGTCCTCTGCGAAGGCTTTCTTCTCGCAAAATTCGTAAGTCATTCTGTACGCTTACATTATGCTACCGAGCCGCGTTCTCAGGTCCTTCTCGTGGGCCCTTCGTTTGCAGCAGTCGTGTGCAGTGTCTGCGAATTCAGCAAAATGGCTCGGCATGCTCGGAGCGCTCGCGGTGTGCGCGACCACGAGCGTTGCGCGCGCAGAGACGCTGACGTTGGCTCAGGCGATCGAGATGGGGCTCTCGAAATCGCCGACCCTCCGCGGGGCGCGCGCTCGAACCGCAAGTGCCGACGCAAGTGTGACGGCCGCTCAAGGAGGCTATTGGCCGCGCTTCGACGGTACGATCACAGCCGGAAGCGGCTCGTTTCAACCCATGGCGCAGGGCGTAGTCACCGACACGAAGGCCACGGGTTTCCCGACCCAAACGAGTCGCTCGGTCCAGTACACCTATGGCATTCGCGCCGAGGCCGGCCTCCGGTGGACACTTTGGGACTTCGGCAAGACCTCGAACAATGTAGGCGCATCGGAGGCAGGCCTCCGCGGAGCCGCGGCGAACGAAAAAGAGTCCGTGGCCCAGACCAGCGCACTAGTTGCTAACGCGTACCTCACGTTGTTTCATCAAGAGAAGTTGCTCGAAGTCGCCAAAGCCACGCTCTCGTCGCGTGAGGACCTCTTCAAGATCGCCAAGGGCCTCGTCAAGGCGGGCATCCAGCCCCCCGTCGAGGAGCTCCGGTCCGAGGCTCGCTTCGAAGGAGCCCAACGCGATTTCGCGCGCGCTCGCGCCGAGGCCGAGCAAGCGCGGATGAGCCTTGCGATCGTCCTCGGCCACGACACCCCGACCGCACTGCGGGTCGTGACCCCGAAGCTGCCTCGCATCTCCCTCGAGCTCAACGCGGCGATGAAGGAAGCGGAGAAGCGCCCCGCCATCACCGCCGCCGAACAGGCCTACGAGTTCAACAAGAGCCGGGCTGACGCGACGATCGCGCAATACTTCCCCACCCTCTCCGCGCAAGGAACGCTGGCCTACAGCTATTCGGCCAGCGATCCACCGAGTGGCACGAACGTTCGCTTGGACCAAACCACGGAGCTGCGCAGCGGCACGGGCTCGATTGTCCTCGGCGGTCCGCTCTGGGACCCGTCGCAGAGCGCCGCCGTAGACAAGGCTCGCGCCGACGCCGCTGCCGCCGAAGCGAGCATCGACGACACGAAGCGTGACGTGAAGTCAGAGGCCGCGCGGTCCGCGATTCAGGTCAAGCTGGGCCAGGCGCAGCTCGAGCACGCTCGGCTCGCCGAAGAACGCGCGGGCCAGGTGCGCATGGTCATCGAGGAGCGCTACAAGCGCGGCCTCTCAAACCCGCTCGAGCTCATCGACGCCGAAGACTCGGATCTTTCGGCGCGCATCTCGCGCATTCAAACGGAGCTCGACTATCAGCTCGCCATCGTGCGCCTCTGCGTC
Proteins encoded:
- a CDS encoding acetyl-CoA hydrolase/transferase family protein, with protein sequence MRIVSAEEAVSVIRSNDAIYVHCAAAAPNVLLRALVARAPELTDVSIIHLHLDGDAPHLRREVSRSFRHKALFIGPSAREAVNEGRAEYVPVFLSDVPALFRRRTLALDAVFINVSPPDAHGFCSLGTSCEAMLAAIPAATTVVAQINRSMPRVLGDGFVHVSNIHLGVLVDEPPFEHAEPELGDVERRIGAHVAELVPNGATLQMGIGAIPSAVAACLTDKRELGVHTEMFTDAVMHLVEAGAITGAAKEVNRGKIVSGFLMGTKRLYSFVDDNPMIEMRPVDYTNDSTLIRRFRKMIAINSAIEVDLTGQVCADSIGARLYSGVGGQMDFIRGAAMAEEGRAIIALPSTAAGGKASRISAFLKEGAGVVTTRAHVHTVVTEWGVAELHGRSLAERARALIGVAHPDFRDDLLARARHTHTL
- a CDS encoding CBS domain-containing protein, whose translation is MAPKPRRPPPLSTPKKPAVEATPSKAAIHARVAVDNADEVEVERVAFCPKRKQSVAVGVCEGCVHFEHIGQDEDGPVVHCAPPMAADGNRARLARSFDLGELALRVPVGEVMSRVVTCVRPETLLGKVRKLLVENGAACAPVINEDGLLLGIVSAQELLAAPDSMKAGDAMSRVALGIPEDAPLTHAVATMAQARALALPVIAGDGEVIGCVSALDAMRFFGRRWGYDMSSVELESAAPDE
- a CDS encoding TolC family protein; its protein translation is MLGALAVCATTSVARAETLTLAQAIEMGLSKSPTLRGARARTASADASVTAAQGGYWPRFDGTITAGSGSFQPMAQGVVTDTKATGFPTQTSRSVQYTYGIRAEAGLRWTLWDFGKTSNNVGASEAGLRGAAANEKESVAQTSALVANAYLTLFHQEKLLEVAKATLSSREDLFKIAKGLVKAGIQPPVEELRSEARFEGAQRDFARARAEAEQARMSLAIVLGHDTPTALRVVTPKLPRISLELNAAMKEAEKRPAITAAEQAYEFNKSRADATIAQYFPTLSAQGTLAYSYSASDPPSGTNVRLDQTTELRSGTGSIVLGGPLWDPSQSAAVDKARADAAAAEASIDDTKRDVKSEAARSAIQVKLGQAQLEHARLAEERAGQVRMVIEERYKRGLSNPLELIDAEDSDLSARISRIQTELDYQLAIVRLCVATGRPIVDDADKPSKSSKDSP
- a CDS encoding AAA family ATPase, translated to MSADRTKALPDALRGASLGGAPIEEVRTTHISWVFLTATEAYKVKRPVRLPFLDFSTLESRREACEAEVKKNRRLAGDVYRGVLRLCEGDGGLSLGGPGAVVDYVVHMRRLADEDSAAARLRAGSLSWADVDGVARRVAAFHDAVGPAPDGSFGDAPALQRHVEENFRAARSTLDQRRELDEAEAFQRAFLAQSKELFERRAHGGRVRDGHGDLRLDHVYFMRDGTLRILDCVEFSDRYSVSDVTADLAFFSMDLAFHGRVDLAERFIATYAAESGDFEVYSLVDFFEAYRALVRGKIEGFMAIDPSAAESERRAADSAGRRYLLLAVSAGRRATLAPSLTAVGGLIGAGKSSVSDALAREFGAPVIEADRTRKQLLGVPAHEHVDEGAFRGAYDPAFTERVYEEMFRRAGLVLASGRPVVLDASFRSAALRGAARDLAKRHGVPFRFVECRAPLEVLRTRLLEREKRLVVSDARLPLLEDFAKRFEAVVELGEEEHLVVDTSGPLEAVVDGLRHRRLVCDLAWPSRLTA
- a CDS encoding MBL fold metallo-hydrolase, with the protein product MELEFVGAARTVTGSKHIVRAAGSTVLLDCGLYQGKRRESIDRNRDIGLPVSELDAVVLSHAHIDHSGALPLLARSGYDGPIFATPATRDLCAVMLEDAAHIQEADARYINKLIERGESDMERVEPLYTARDVLKVLEQMISLPYHRPLTVAPGITLTFFDAGHVLGSAITALDVEEGGTRKRLLFTGDLGRTGMPILRDPEVVQGASVLITESTYGDREHPPIESMYDELAAIVKRTFERGGKVIIPSFALERAQEIVYALKGLKKLGRLPNIPVYVDSPLTVKITDVFKLHPECYDDDARALLVGRDPPFEFELLRYVSDKEESQALDATDKPAIIIAASGMCEAGRVLHHLKAAVEDPKNTVCIVGFQAQHTLGRRIVERRKRVKIFGLERELRAEVDVLNGFSAHADRNELLSYASSAREAGPLEDVILVHGEPAPQEALAGRLKAKGFSRVHIPDAGTRIRL
- a CDS encoding response regulator, with translation MDAPDASRGLVLVVDDDARTARRLATLLREDGLVEVAVNGAVAIGRLSREPTPHALVTDLQMPLADGSSVVRYARSREPGIVVVVVTGHPNLAGDLVEMSPEVFVMPKPLEYERLLNVLADAVKQPPLE
- a CDS encoding hemerythrin domain-containing protein, which encodes MNDPRAENESAGAVLRQNIERLLDALRRADGSEADALRAFDAGLRLHMMAEEEVLFPVLAEAFADEVRALRREHAELRSLLDVAVASSDGRAVHRDVLDDLVSRLRDRAAREDGSVFRNALARPDVAERLHARLRGIEREQGALFQ